The Fretibacterium sp. OH1220_COT-178 genome includes a region encoding these proteins:
- a CDS encoding LemA family protein translates to MERFFFAVFLVSTFLLALVFSVRAYNGLVRLRDFCDEAWNGVLRTVRRRRAAVSRLLEGVAGLPGKEVLLTSLKMSCAQNVGAWKVGDLASAEAALSDELSSFWACALENCGPGERDEWTCIRGDLSALRADAEMARDYYNATARDYNTRLRQFPSNLIGRMFRFGEAEYFESD, encoded by the coding sequence GTGGAGCGTTTCTTTTTTGCGGTCTTTCTCGTGTCGACGTTTTTGCTGGCCCTCGTTTTTTCCGTCAGGGCCTACAACGGCCTTGTCAGGCTGAGGGATTTTTGCGATGAGGCCTGGAACGGGGTGCTGCGGACGGTACGGCGGAGGCGGGCGGCGGTCTCGCGGCTCCTCGAGGGGGTGGCGGGGCTGCCTGGGAAAGAGGTCCTTTTGACGAGTCTGAAGATGTCCTGCGCCCAGAACGTGGGGGCGTGGAAGGTCGGCGATCTGGCTTCGGCTGAGGCTGCGCTGTCGGACGAGCTGTCCTCTTTTTGGGCTTGTGCGCTGGAAAACTGCGGCCCGGGGGAACGTGACGAGTGGACGTGCATCCGCGGCGATCTCTCGGCCCTGAGGGCGGATGCGGAGATGGCGAGGGACTACTACAACGCCACCGCCCGGGATTACAACACCCGGCTCCGGCAGTTTCCGTCGAACCTGATCGGCCGGATGTTCCGTTTCGGAGAGGCCGAGTACTTCGAGTCGGATTAG